The genomic segment CTACAGCTGCTTACATCTGGACCACATCTCGACACATGAATCATATTATAGAAGCATTATtaaacacatgcaaaaaaaaagccttaCACAATCAGATctttaatgaaaaagaaaaaaacttccTCTGACAAGCTTCATTTTGTGGTTTTCAATTCAGTCCTAGGACATTTTTAGGCTTTTAGTGAGGAATTTAGGTAATTACTGTATTTAGTCTCTGGCTGAGCGGTTAGGTGGAATTAAATCATGTCTCAGTTCcatattttggaaatatttaaaTGACTCATTACAATTGAATATGTGTATTACGTAACATAACAGAGGTGCACCTGTAGTATTTCCTCTGTAGTTTCACAAGAATGAATTTCAGAGGAAACACCTGGACATCTGAGGTACTTTAACTGCTGCTTAGTATGTTATGTAAATGTTAGACAAACTTTCCATCTGCTTGAACATTTAGCTCTTCATCTTTGTATTTTCCTCCCTATTAAAAGTTTTATGACCAAGATGTTTAAAAAGGCTCTTACTCTGCTTTGCAGGCTACCGCCCAGATACACACCGGTGTCTTGTAGGAAAATGGATGACTTAAGGGCCCTGTTcagtcatgttttaaaatatattaaaaaatagtttaCCTTGCATAATAATTTATGTCCCGACCAAAAATGTTCAATCAACTCGTTagaaattattcaaattacGTCTActccttctctgtctcacttGTTGCTTCCTGGACCACGATTGGCTCCAAACCACTTGTGAAGTCCACAAATCGTACTCATAATTATTTTTCCCTCTTtagcagatgaatgtaaaaacatcCCTCTAGTGTCAATCTGCACATTCATCATTAAGCAAAGTAAAGCTAAAACATCCAGCTGAAGTAACACGAAGAAATTATAATTTTTGAGTAATGGACGACTCAAAACTTCTTATTTACATGACAGATCTAACTTGAACTCACAAGCCAATATTAATCAAAGACGACATTATCTACAGTCGCTGCAAGAGGAAACTATTTGACTCTGAGGTGTGTTGAAGGAGACTCCTAAGGGAAAGACGGAAGCGAAGcagacagagcagacacagtCCACTTTGggtgtttattgtgttttgaaTGGAGGACGGCTCCGTCTGTGACCTCTACAGGGTGTGGTGGTGATCCAGTGATGCCCGTCCCGTCATGACACCACATATCCAAAAACCTTACTGGAATAATGAGTCAGTATAACTGAGTACATCAACAGCATGAACAgacaacagcacacacacacatgctttttgACTTAAGGCTTCAGAGTTGGCTCACTTGCATGTTTTTTGCTATTTCTGACTGTTCCAGCAGTCATGACTAATCTGCCTTCTTCACTGAGAGGATACCTGCAGATCTGGCAGAGCCAACCTGCCGATGACCGGAAAACTTTCAGCGACACATGCTGCCAAAACCTCAGACACTAATTACCAAGTGCATTTGGAGCTGCCCTGTGTGTTATGTGTCAAATATTGTCCTGTGAGAAGATTTGAGTATTATTTGTGGCTGTTACGGACCACTGTGTGCTTACACTGGGTCACACTCAGGCACCACCCAAACCCACAAACTGGCAGACTTGAATATTGTCTGGGCACGCTGAGGTCAAAATGTTGGGGGTACGAAAATGCTCTTGTCGGAGAAAGCACTGACCAAGAGCTTGTTGAATGTTATTTGGCCAAAAAATCAACTCCATAGAtaaatcagacacacacatttaaacatgttataTAAGTTTACTAGTTTggcccagactgaaatatttaattcaCTGGCTGTGGATGGACTGACATTAAATTTTGTACCAAATTTCCtgtagtgccaccatgaggttcacATTAGTGTTTTATGTGGATATTTTTAGATGGCTTGCCCTGAATTTGAAAAGGCTACTCATGTTCCCTTCAGGATTAATTTAATtcactttttaatcattttaatcaccaaatacctgcaaaattAATGACATTGTATTGcatcgtattgtattgtatcgtatcatatgatgagatgagatgagttTACATTAGATTGAATTTCATTGGATTGGTTGCCATGAAATTAGGCACAGATATTCATATTTCCATCTGGAGTAATTGTAATAACATTGGTGATCCTCTAATATTTCCTGTTGCATCATTATCAAGTCAAAATCATTTGCCAAACAGAGCTTTACAGAGCTGTTAGCATGGCTGTTGACTCTTACTTGTGATGAATATCAAAAGCAACACCTCAAAAGTAGTACTGAAGCTTTTAGTCTCTTTAATCCACACAGACTCCAACCTCTATACTATAATCACTATCATCAGTCTGTCAGTAGCATCTCCTGAGGAGCTAAGACGACCAGCTAAACTGTCTTTGCCAAGCTGTCTGATACTGTATCAGAAACTCACTGGAAAAAATGTGCCTACACAGAAACCAGGAAGCTCATAGTCACAGTTGTCCTCGATCAGTCACTACAGATACCATTAATAAGTTCACAGCACATAAACCACAGAAGATTTGTGAGAGCTGTCTGTGGAGATTAGGCCTACACAACGGGTGCCAGagaattaaaagaaacaaatcaacacagacttggtgtttttaaaaaaaatgaaggggGTCCCAAAGTGATGAGTGAAGTGATGAGTCAGCGTGGATCAAATGAAAGCAGACCTTTACCGTAGATTGTAGGCATGAAAGAAACgcttgaaaaaaacaacctctagTAACCAGATGTGATTTAATACCACTGTTTAACTGCCAAAAGCTCCAGAAGACAAATAACTTGTAAACTCTGCTCACAATAGTAACAGTTACCaagctgaaaacagaaaaacaagaatgaaTTTATGAACCTATGAGAGAGACAAAGGTTTCAGATCATGCAGAGCATTTAGAGAGAGCACCTTATGCCTGACTGAATATGGTGAAATTGACCCTGTCGCTTGAGACAAGGGGTaattatttctgtctttctcatgGAAGAAATCTCAGTATAACTTTAGCCGCTGCTGTTATTACAGGAACAGACCACTGACTAACAGACCTCTGACTGGCACCGTTACAATTAGGGAATTTGTTAGCGTAAAGATTATGTCATGTCTTGGACAGACGGAAGCATTACACCCTTTCAACATCTGGCGATCATGCGTCTTATATCACCTCCCAAGTTGGTTATAACAACTGGACTTGAATAAGTCTCAAACGCTAATTAGATCCATGTGGTCCTagtctgatttatttttaacaactTCTAATATCTATCAGTGATTTTACTTGGTGGATGTCAGCAATTTCAACAAATTACAGAAAAATATGTCAACTATAGAGTCTGAAATTGATATTTGTTCCTCCCCCTTGTGGCAGCCTCTGGATTTTCATTAAGTGAAATGTTACTGTTTGATTTCACTGTGAATTGAATCTAAGCATATCAGAGCACAACAACAAGTTTTCACAtctgtaaatgtaatttaagcTCTGCATACCTTCAGCAGAGTGTCACCTCAGAGTATCTTGATAGCAGCCTGACTCGACAGTGTATTACGTGCTACTTCCACATTTTTGCTCCGAAGTGACAGATTTGGTGGAGcggttttctttcctctctgcacTTAGATCAATGCATTCTTTCCTAACATTTACAGGACAAATAATATTTTCCTTACTTTGCCATGCAGTTTTATGCATGCATGAATCAACAAGGGATCCAGTGGGATTTTCCTACATACCATCACATACCAAAACAATATTCACTCAAGACTGAAAGGGGCTCATTGTACAGGAGTTTGGGGTTTCTTCAACAGAGAAGTGTCTAGTGTTAGAGTGATACTTTACTGTCTGGGAGCTTTCAAACATCTGTGAGCTTTCTGGGAAAATGAGTCGAGCCTTCTCTGCCTCTCTAGGTTTGCATTGGCAGATATGATTTCACTGTGACTGATACTGGCTGCAGTTGTTGATGTTATGACTTGTCTATATCCTTTTCACACAGCAGTTGATCATAGACAAGCATAGTCAGTCTACAACAGTATTCATGCAATGTGTCCTATCAAGTATGTTTAAGATCAGTCAAGATCTTGTTGTATTGGATGTAACATTCAGAActttaaacactgaaaataataatCTAAGACAGCTTCAGTGagctttatttgtcatttactATGGTACGAGGTCCTCTCTACAAACTACGGTATGTCATAATACAATCCTTCCAGCTTCAGTCATTCTTGGAGAGCACGGAAAACACATGTAGAGGTGGCCAGGAAAGAATAGTTTTCAGAGAAAGCTGAAACTGAGGCCTTGCAGGACATCTAGACTAGCTGGCCACCTGGAGGCCACCTGCCAGGACACACatactttcctcttttctctatctttctgtctgtctccttctATTTATAACTACCATGTCTTTACCACCCAACGTAGCTCTGAAACAAACGGCTGAAATGTTGAAATGCAGAAATCTGGTGTTGCTTTTGATGGAATTCCTTTGATCATGAATAGCTTAAATCCTGTTTAAGTGACTGCAAtcctttttacttttcttgTGTTTATATTCAAGCACATTGTAGTTGACAGCATCACTGTAATATGCTTCATTTATCTCTTTGCGTGGACATTTTTGGCTCTATGGACGGCAATGTCGATCAGTCTGTTTGTCCAAGACTTTGATCCAGACTCAAATTTCTCAACAACGACTCTTACATTGCTGTAAAATTAGGTACAGACATTTTTGTTCTCCAGAGGATGAAGCCTCCTGACTGTGATGATTATTGGACTTTTCTCCTCAAGCACTACCTCAAGGTTCATTTTTAAGGTTTTGAATAAAGTGTCTCGACAACTATTGAAtggatttttaattaaatttggtACAGCCATTCTTttccccctcaggatgaattgtagatagtcctttcctttttcctctagCGAAAGACCTACCATCAGGTCAAAAGTTTAGTTTGCCAAAAATGGTCAACAAATAACTTCCTAAACCCTGAGAGATTACATTTTTTGACCTTATGCTGACTGCTCATGAGACAGGACTTTGAGGGCTCCAGGCTTACCTGTACTTTGTGTTCAgagctaattagcaaatgttagcatgcttagACTATGGTGAACACAGTAAATGTTATACATGCTAATCATCAGCATTTTAATATTGCCATTGTGAGCATTAGCATTCAAATCAAAACATGCCAGAGCTCAACCTCGCACAGCCTCTTTTGGATAAtcacaacagcaacaaacataCTGAATGGTTTAATGAAGATGACAGTTTACAGCGTGCACTGTAAATCCTGAGCTGAATCAGTCTCATTGTCTGCACTGCTGCCTCTGCAGTAACTATTCAGTAATGAAGCAGCTCAGTTTGTTTCCAGGTCCCTATTTGAATTCCCTTCATTGGAAAGCTTTCCTCTCACAATACAAGAGATCACCATGATTCAAGTTCATGCCAACCTCAGACATGCTGCCCTAACACCAGGGAAACCACAGGGAAGAGGAGGATTAAATCTCTTTTAAGTCTGGCTTCAGAAGTATTTTAGGTCTCGGgatgaaaaaattaaatagtgGAAATATCTGCTTTATATTCGTCCTTTCAAAAGATCAGCTACTATATCTGACTGACCATACAGTGAAGCAGCAGCTTGCAAAAACATCAGTGAGATAAAATCTCACCAACTTAACTCTGAGTCGTCACCACAAAAGCCCTGGAGGTTGTTTGACTTATAGACAACTGGGTTTATGTATTTTTCTCCCCTCAGCTCATGTTAAGCTGTGTAAACTTAGAACGCCACAAGActggaaagagagggaggagaggaaaaagaggggaaagagtGAAGTTGGAGGGGGgctagtgtatgtgtgtgtgtgtctggaagTGGAAATGGGCAGCAGGGAGGAGGAATGTGAAACATTTCTGATGCTGCTCCAGTGGCTGTTTACACGGTAGTCAGCCCGTGACATCAGAGTCCAGACTTTATAAATGTCAGCAGGCGCAAGAATGAGCAGTTAGCAAACAGCTGCACTGTTAGCACCACATCGTCACACAGGTTTAGAGAGACGGACTGAGCTCGCCCCCATGGACTGTGTGATAGCTTtggctgtgctgctgtgtgtggctACACAGGTGAGGCCTGTTCCTGCTTGTTTATACTAGTTACTTCTGAATGAGATTATTCAAACAATGAAGCTGTGATTTTTCTTGGCTCATTTTATTGTTACTAGATTGCTCAATATTGTGGGAGAGATGATAGAAACAGAGCCTTAGTGTGGTCAATTCATCATTAATGACAGTTATTTCATGTGTGTGCCAGATGAGAGGTGATGTGCTTGTCTTGATTTGAAAGGAAGTGATCATAGCCATCATATCTTGACAGAAATAGGTTTACAGGCAGATCTGTGTTCAAGATATGCaaatatgatatttaaaaaaaggtagtgctgcaactaatgactgttttcatgatcaattaatctgccaattgttttcttgattaatGGATTccttgttagtttttttttgtgatttttgacatttgataAACCAAACAaggaataatgaaaataatatctttggatttggttgaacaaaacaagacatttgatgatTTGATCACCTATGTCTTACTTTGTTCAACCAGACccaaatatattattaaaaaataggAAATCCTCACAATTGAGAGGTTGGAACTAgagattttcttcattttttatgaAATAATGACTTGAATGATGGATTTATTGCTGAATTGATGCTGATTCATTACATTTCAGGCCAAAAATATACTTGATTACTCATAATCATGTTTACATgcagcaccagtcaaaagtttgtacacactttcacattcaggaaggtgtgtccaaacttctgACTGGTGCTGTAACTCTTAAGACACCAAGTTCAAGGaaacacttttttcttcttcattatcATCTTGCTCGTTGTTTTAAAGCTgataaacagtaaataaataatctatACTGTACTtgttgtgtatactgtatgtatgtttatagATTTACAGTAGAGGAGGATTATCTATAAAACACATGGAGGGCTATATTTGATGATCTGTGTGTTGGCTCTGTCAGATACATGAGGGCTAATTGAAAACAGTGATGTGGCTTGACAGTGTTGGATACTGATGTGCAGCATACGTCAGAAAATACCAATAATATTTTGTGTACTCCTTCACATAATACGCATATCTAACTTGTCCTGTCCCTGCAGGTGTTGTGCCAGCTGTGTGACAGGCCCTGCCTTTGCCCCGGTCCTGTCCCCCAGTGTCCCACAGGAGTCCCGTTGGTGCTGGATGGCTGCCGATGCTGCCAGGTGTGTGCCCGGCAACGAGGCGAACCCTGCACCGAGATGTTTCCCTGCGACAGCCAGAGAGGACTGCAGTGTGACTACAGTGCCAGCTTCCCTGGGAACCCTGGGGAGTGTGTCGGTGAGTGCCTCTTCTAACGAGCAAACAAGCAGGCCCATGTCTGTGTGGGTGAGACAGAGTGGAGGACGTGATAGAGCCTCAGTCAGCGTGCATGAGCGGCACAAACAGACAGTTAATGTTTAGAGTCTGCTCAGCCGAGCGGGACTGCTATTTCCAGAGCTGCTGTTGACACATTTTACTCTAATGACTACCCTTTGAGCATGATAGATTGCAGAGAGAACACTCATGGCTTGAAAAACAGACTCAGTTTTCTCAGTAGAGAAGCCTGTTTTCCTATAAAACTACATAACCATTGGCAGGGACAGCCGCtcctgtgtcctctctctcattttcctaTACTGTGTCCCCCTGCATCCATCcacctccccccctctcctcacCAAACAAGATCCTCTCACTTCCTGATTAAGTTTCCCACATCAATCCAAGGTGCAGGAGTGGTTGAGGAAGTTAACGCGGTGTCTGTGCTGTGTATCCTACAGGTCAGGAGGATCTGGGCTGTGAGGTCAACGGCATCACTTACCAGGAGGGCCAGTCCTTTCAACCCTCCTGTGACACCTACTGCCACTGTAGAGGTGGAGGGGTGGTATGTGTGCCAGCTTGTCCCCTGACCGGCCGTCTCCCCACCCCGGATTGTCCTAATCCACAATTTGTCCGGCTACCGGGGAAGTGCTGCAAGGAATGGGTGTGTGAAAACCTTGAGAACACAGTCATTCAAGATGCCATCACAGGTAAAATCCACAGGTGGAACCCTTAAAAGGAGGAACACAAAGTTCTCTCATGcaagtgtttatttgtgtttgaaaGGAGATTACTAGCAGCAGTAGAGAGTAGAGTTTAAAGGAATAGCTTGACATTTAAGTAAATAAGTTAATTCCCTTTTTTTGtcatgagaagattgatataaCTCTTGTATAAGACCCCCACCACAAAAGGAAGTGAGTGCATTTCCCAAAATCACAAACTACTCCATTAAAGTTAATCCTGATGCCATAAATCACCATATGTCACTGGATTCCCCAATTACAATTGTTGCTCAGTGATTACCAGTTTGTATGGCAACATAATACTTCATTTATATGAGGTTTGTCACTGGTGGTCATGTCTGGAAGTTTTTACTGCAACATTTTGAATTAAAGTGGGGTGTGTCTAGCCAAAAGGAAAACTCCCAAAGTCCAAATATAACTCACATTTCTTTGGAAAAGTCAAAACATTTTTGCTTGTTGCACAGTTACCAAGGTCCCTAGTTCATAACAACAACCACATCTGTGCAAAAATTAAACACATGAAGCCATGTGGACATTACATTACTCCATTAAAAGGGtaatttgtgtgtgcatgtgcgtgcgtgtgtgtgtatgagagaaagagagagagagagagagacagaaagagaatgGGCTTTAGGGACATGAAGCCACTTTAAAAACATGTGGAATTCCAAACAATGTCTGAGTCAAACTACGTTATGAGAACAGGGATGGAACATTTTGTTCTTGGATACAGAACCTGCTATGTCATGCCTGAAGATCAGCTGATTATTATGACTTATGCATATTAGTTTTGGGTGGAACAAAAGCTTACAACTCAATCCAATACTTTGAATTTGTATAATTCACAAAAATTCAAACAATCAGATGGAAGTGAATCACTACTGGAAGTGAATCACTGAGGTGAATGAGTTCATTGTCTGAATTTAGTTCTCATTCATTTCTTATCTTATTTAATTCTTTCCTCTAGCCATGAGACCCAGCAGGCTGTGGCCAAGTCTCCCAAGGGATCACCATCTAAACAAACTGGTCCCACATACTCCCACCTGTATAGAGCAAAGCACCAAGTGGAGTGCCTGTTCCCAGAGTTGTGGGGCTGGGGTCTCCACACGGGTTTCTAATCAGAATCCAGCCTGCAAGCTGCAAATGGAGACTCGACTTTGCAAAGTGAGGCCTTGCCATAAAGTCCTGCCTGGTCCGAGGAAACCCATGGTGAGCCTTGCTTCTACTGCCTGTCTATTATGTCCCTTACATGTCCAGTCATGGGacatagaaaatgttttttgtttgtgcagCTTTTTTTGAATATTAGTCTCTAAAATCATAAATataacacaatgacacaaaacacaaacaatgttttcagagattattatatacacacatctgCATAATACAACTATCTGCATGACTAGATACAACAAGGAGTAagcaaaaatatgtgtttatgtgattgtgGTGAAGTTAAAACAAtgcaatttttaaaatatttctcaAACTCAGAGCTGATGTGCACaactaaatataaaattaaaggtatcatgtggagtttttgaccactagtagtGCTATGGATCACTGTTCCTACTCTTTATCCTGAATTCTTATAAGCATGCAGGTGATCTGATCAACAACCCTGCCTGCTTCATGCTTTTCCTCTGATCAACAGCTGGTGGCAGTAACACACCACCAAACATAGCAATGTGCTAACAGAAGCAGAAAAGACTGCAAATAGCATGGATATAAACAATGtccaatttaaaatatatatctaaccctaaccctaccttcctctttagCAACTCTGTAGCTCAGATGTGTTTATATTATGGTCAATTGCAGGTCAAAAGTATTATGGAGtcttatgtaaaataaataaataaatgttctttgATGTCTAAAAAAGTGACTTTtcattaactgtgtgtgtgtgtgtgtgtgtgtgtgtgtgtgtgtgtgtgtgtgtatgtgtgtgt from the Scomber japonicus isolate fScoJap1 chromosome 4, fScoJap1.pri, whole genome shotgun sequence genome contains:
- the ccn5 gene encoding WNT1-inducible-signaling pathway protein 2, encoding MDCVIALAVLLCVATQVLCQLCDRPCLCPGPVPQCPTGVPLVLDGCRCCQVCARQRGEPCTEMFPCDSQRGLQCDYSASFPGNPGECVGQEDLGCEVNGITYQEGQSFQPSCDTYCHCRGGGVVCVPACPLTGRLPTPDCPNPQFVRLPGKCCKEWVCENLENTVIQDAITAMRPSRLWPSLPRDHHLNKLVPHTPTCIEQSTKWSACSQSCGAGVSTRVSNQNPACKLQMETRLCKVRPCHKVLPGPRKPMWGQQGQCKASYASPGPIRLVHQGCYSTRTYQLRYCGQCTNSRCCMPYHTTTAEVTFRCPTGRLLQRAVMMIHSCVCNNNCPYAPYTNPALWGYRP